The Persephonella sp. KM09-Lau-8 nucleotide sequence AGATTTATTATTTTCATAGATGACCTTTCCTTTGAAGAACAGGAAAAGGATTACAAGGAGTTCAAAACTATAATAGACGGTGGGATATACGAAATTCCTGAAAATCTGCTTTTTTATGTAACATCTAATAAGAAAAATCTTATTCCTATTAAGTTTTCTGACAGAGCTTTGGATGAGTATTCCAGAACATCAGACATCCTTGAAGAAAAGTTGTCCCTAATTGATAGATTTGGTCTAAGACTTGGATTTTATAAATTTGATAAAAGAACATATCTGAGTATTGTTGAGTTTTATGCTGAAAGATTTGGGATTAATATGGAAAAAGAAAAATTACACAGGCTTGCAATGGAGTATGCCACTGAGGCAGGAAGCCTCAGCGGTAGAACGGCTCTTAATTTTATAAAAAGTCTTTAATCACATTCCAATTATGTTATAACCAGCATCAACATAAAGAATTTCCCCTGTTATACCAGATGCAAGGTTGCTGCACAGGAAAAGAGCTGCGTTTCCGACCTCATCAATTGTGACAGTTCTCTGGAGGGGAGCCCTTTCTGCTGCTATCCTTTGTATTTCAGAAAACTGGGAAATTCCTGAGGCGGCAAGGGTTTTGATAGGACCTGCAGATATAGCGTTTACCCTGATGTTTTTTAATTTTCCTAAATCCCTTGCAAGATACTTTACAGAAGCTTCTAATGCTGCTTTTGCAACACCCATAACATTGTAGTTATAAACTACTTTTTCTGCTCCATAATAAGAAAGTGTAAGGAGATTACCTCCTTCATTAAACATATCCATAAATTCCCTTGCAATTGCAGTAAAAGAGTAAACGCTTATATCCATAGCCTCAAGGAATGATTTTCTGTCTACTTTGTAGTAATAATCCTTTAAAAATTCTTTGTTTGCATAGGCTATTGAGTGGACAATAATATCAATTGTTCCCCATTTTTCCCTGACAGTTTCAGCGAGATTTTTGATATCTTCGTCTGAGGAAACATCACATTTTGTTATAATTTCAGCTCCAAACTCTTCTGCTATAGGCCTAACCCTTTTTTCAATTTTTTCATTCAGATAATTAAATCCTAAGATTGCCCCCTCTCTGTGAAATGCCTTTGCAATTCCGTAGGCAATACTTTTATTGTTTGCCACCCCCAGAATGAGAGCCTTTTTTCCTTCTAATAATCCCATCTATACCTCCTAATCATTCATTGTTGCTTTTTCATTCTCATTGTATATCGCTTCCCAGCCGGCAGGTGTTTTGAATACTCTGATACATTTGATTTTTCTTTGTTCATCAAGTTCAAACCAGTGTCTTGCACCTGCAGGAACAACGATTAGATCTCCGGGGCCTACATGTATTTCAACAACCTTTCCTTCAATCTTTACAGGAAATATCCCGCTTCCATCAACAACAAATCTGACCTCATCATCAACGTGGTGGTGTTCCCTTTTGAATTTTGCCATTAAATCATCAAGATTTGGGGTTTTTTCAGAAAGAACAACAATATCCTCTGTTATGTATCCTTTTTCTTTTTTGAGTTTTTCAAGCTCTTCTTTGTAGGCGTCTATGATTTTCTGTTGTTGTTCAGGTGTTAGTTCATAATTTTCCCTAAGCTCTGGGGATAATCTTTCTACTCCCCATCTTTCATAGGTAATACCGTATTTGCCAAGGAATTCCTTTACAGCTTCTACACCTTCTATTGTTTCCCCTGTATCTCTAAAAACTATTTTTGGCATTCTACTCACCTCCTATAATTTTTTGCCGGTAAAAAGCATCATATCTTTCATGTATTCAAACATAAATTCAAATGCTTCTATATGTCTTTTTGCTTCAAACTCATTTCTACCCCATGCATAAATTCCATGATTTCTAATCAGTAATCCGGGAACTTCCGGATTGATAGCCTTTCCTGCTTCTTCTGCCAGTTTGTCTAAATCAAACCAGTTTTCTATGATAGGGACTTTAACAAAGGCATCTTCTTTCCAGATGTCCAGTGCTTTTATCATTTCCATATCCTTTAAAGGAACAAATCCATCCTCAAAATATACCTGAGAAACAAAATTGTTATTTACTGTATGAATATGAATAACGCAGCCTGCGTCTGTTTTCTGGTATATCTGGGAGTGGATTTTTGTTTCTGCTGACGGTTTTAGTCTTGTTTTTTCTATAGGTTTTGCATCTTTGTCAACAAAAATAACATCTTCATGGGTAACTGTGCCTTTGTCCTTTCCGCTGCTGGTGATTGCAAAATAAAGAGGGGCATCATGAAGTTTATAAGAAAGGTTTCCACTTGTTGCAGGAAACCAGCCTCTATTGTAGAGCTTTACTTTTATCTCATTTAGAATATTTACTGCCTTTTGCTTTTCTTCCTGATAAAGTCTGTAAGGCATATAACCTCCGGAAAAACTGAGATTAATTTCATTAATTTTATCAAATTTGGTGTTAAAATTTTTTCCCTGCTTAAAAATTTTTCAAGGAGTTAGTTGTGGAAGGAAAGGAGCTTTATGGAACATTAACTATGTATGGTGACCCTCAACAAGAGGTTGTGGATGAACTGAGACTGGCAATTCATGATAAGGATGGAAATCTTGTTTTTGCTACTTATTGGGAAACAGCAGTTATGGAAAAGGATGAAATTATAAAATCAATAAATGTTTTGTGTAGTCAGTATGGTATAAAAGAGCTTCACACAATAGAGGATATTCTTCCTCCTGAATTTGAGGTTGTTGATGGAAAACAGATGAGGGTTTTCAGGACAAAAATTTTCAAGTAGTGTATGCTTTTACAAAAAGTAGTTTGTAATTGAGGTTTACAGGTTTTTGATAGGATTTGAATTTCTGAACTATTTTTCTTTTCTCCCCTAAAGACTGGCTTTTTGTATTAATGGCAACTCCTGTTTTATGTAGATGCATAAGTAGATGGTATCCGTCTGGGAATTCTTTCTCTAAATTTTTTACAAAAAAGTCTTCTATACCAAAATTGTTGTTTTTCAGAGTTTCTAAAATTTCAGGAACGCACAGGAAATCAAACTGGGTATTTCCCAGTATTTGTTCTACTGCTTCAAGGCTTCCCTGCACTGGAATGTTAAAAATAAAATATCTTTCTAATTTTAAAACCCTCTGGACTTCCTTTATGGTTTTTTTCAGGTCTGCCCAGTGAATTGAGAAATTAGAAACAACAAAATCAAAGGTGTTTTCTTTGAAGGGAAGATATTCCATATCTGCCTGAATGCAGTTGTTGTTAAATTTTTTATAAAACTTTAGCATATCAAGGGCTATATCTATACCTGTCAAATCCTGCCAGTTTGAAAATCTGTATAAAAATCCTGTGCCACATCCAAGATCTAAGCCTTTTCCATTTTCAATCTGGGCGAAATCTATCAAAATTTTGGCTGCTTCTTTTTGAAGAGCAGCTTCCTTATCGTAAATCTCAGAAAATCTGGAGAATGAAAACTTTATAAGGCTTTTCAAATAAACTCCTCAAAATTTGATTTTATGAATGACTATTATAATAGAACCTGTTTTGATTATACAGAATATAAAGATTTAAAAAGTTTTAGGCTGATAAACCTTTAAGTTGAAAATTCCTCATAGGCACTCTAAAAACTGAAGAGTATCAGCAACTTAAAGAAGGTAAAGTTCCGTTTCAATTCCTTATAGGCACTCTAAAAACATCTTTTAGTGTGAAACTGCAACTACCATTTTACTTGTTTCAATTCCTTATAGGCACTCTAAAAACAATATCTATGGCAAAATCATTTATAATGACTTTTGTGTTTCAATTCCTTATAGGCACTCTAAAAACGGGATGGTTGAGGTTTTAAATCCTGGTGAAGACATTGAAGGTTTCAATTCCTTATAGGCACTCTAAAAACGCTCTATTTCTTTCAAATAATATTTTTGCATTTGGAGTTTCAATTCCTTATAGGCACTCTAAAAACCAGCCATTAACAGCTGTTTGCAAAGCTTTTGAGGCTGTGAACTGTTTCAATTCCTTATAGGCACTCTAAAAACTAGTATAGGGTTAGCAATAGAGCCAGAAAAAGATTTGTTTCAATTCCTTATAGGCACTCTAAAAACAATGAGTGACAAGGCTTTAGTTGAGATGGATGTAAAGACGTTTCAATTCCTTATAGGCACTCTAAAAACTCGGCATTTTAAAGTGTGGTAGATGCGGTTCTGCAAGTTTCAATTCCTTATAGGCACTCTAAAAACAGTAGCAGCTGCATTAGCCGCAGCAAACAATATTTCAGTTTCAATTCCTTATAGGCACTCTAAAAACCAGTCGTGTCTCCAGTAGTGTCTGACGGAGCAGGAGTTTCAATTCCTTATAGGCACTCTAAAAACTGTCAGAAACAGGAACCAAACCCGTCTGATTAGACCGTTTCAATTCCTTATAGGCACTCTAAAAACAATTTCCATAATTTTTCATTCCTTTGTATTGCTCTTTTAGTTTCAATTCCTTATAGGCACTCTAAAAACGCTGAAATTGATTTCATATTCTATTGTCAAATAGCCGTTGATATATCTTGTTGGAAATAAATATACGAAAAATTTAAATTGCTGTCAAATTAAATTAATTTTCAGTCGACCTCCAATCCCGCAAAAATCCCTGGAGATCGACAAATTCTTGATACACAAAGCTGAGGTTTGAATTTTGGCTAATTTTTCTATGAGATTTTATCTCAATTAAGGCTCAAAAATCTGCGATCGACAGACTCAAATTTTTATCCTGAATTTTTTAATCTATCTTTAATAATTTTTAAAACATTCTGAAAAACTTCAGACAGGGATTTATCAGTAGTATCAATTATTATTGCATCTGGGGCAGGCTTTAGGGGACTATCTTTTCTGGTCTCATCTAAATGGTCTCGCTCTTTAATTTCTTTTAAAATTTCTTCATAGCTTATATTTAATCCTTTTTCCTTTAGTTCCTTGTATCTTCTTTCTGCTCTAACTTCAGGTGAGGCTGTAAAGAAAAATTTTATATCTGCATCTGGAAATATAACTGTTCCTGTATCTCTTCCCTCTATTACAACATTTTTTGCTCTTAACCCTAATTCTCTTTGCATCTGAACCAGTATTCTCCTGACTTCTGAGTGCCTTGCAATTTTAGAAGCTATTTTTCCTATCTCTTCTGTCCGGATTTCTTTGGATACATCCTCACCGTTGAGAAAAACCTGCACCCCATTTTCTGCAGGCTTAAGGTCTATCTGGATTTTTTTCATAAGCTCAACAACAGCGTCAGGATTATCAGGGTCTATTCCTTTTCTTTTTACCATAAGGGCAACTGCCCTATACATAGCTCCTGTATCTATATAGGTATATCCAAGCTCTTTTGCCAGCATTTTAGCAATTGTTGATTTTCCTGAACCTGCAGGACCATCAATAGTGATTATCATCTCTCACTCCTGTGCATAATCATAGCTGTTTAGTATTTCACATATTTCGTCTGGAGATTTTATTTTGTATTCTGCCTCTAAATCTTTGTTATGTTCATTTTGGTAGAGTATAAATCTGACATTTTTGTTTT carries:
- the cmk gene encoding (d)CMP kinase, whose product is MIITIDGPAGSGKSTIAKMLAKELGYTYIDTGAMYRAVALMVKRKGIDPDNPDAVVELMKKIQIDLKPAENGVQVFLNGEDVSKEIRTEEIGKIASKIARHSEVRRILVQMQRELGLRAKNVVIEGRDTGTVIFPDADIKFFFTASPEVRAERRYKELKEKGLNISYEEILKEIKERDHLDETRKDSPLKPAPDAIIIDTTDKSLSEVFQNVLKIIKDRLKNSG
- a CDS encoding methylthioribulose 1-phosphate dehydratase; this translates as MPYRLYQEEKQKAVNILNEIKVKLYNRGWFPATSGNLSYKLHDAPLYFAITSSGKDKGTVTHEDVIFVDKDAKPIEKTRLKPSAETKIHSQIYQKTDAGCVIHIHTVNNNFVSQVYFEDGFVPLKDMEMIKALDIWKEDAFVKVPIIENWFDLDKLAEEAGKAINPEVPGLLIRNHGIYAWGRNEFEAKRHIEAFEFMFEYMKDMMLFTGKKL
- a CDS encoding ATP-binding protein produces the protein MDKIDTQLLNRVLSKIDKLIGSEDLKANFREADAFLFHNNSLTPVKNYSKVDINSLIGIDYQKEKLLKNTQKFVEGSLANHAVLWGERGTGKSSLVKAMLPLFVDKGLKLIQVLKEDILNIFKLYNLIHQNPEFRFIIFIDDLSFEEQEKDYKEFKTIIDGGIYEIPENLLFYVTSNKKNLIPIKFSDRALDEYSRTSDILEEKLSLIDRFGLRLGFYKFDKRTYLSIVEFYAERFGINMEKEKLHRLAMEYATEAGSLSGRTALNFIKSL
- a CDS encoding cupin domain-containing protein → MPKIVFRDTGETIEGVEAVKEFLGKYGITYERWGVERLSPELRENYELTPEQQQKIIDAYKEELEKLKKEKGYITEDIVVLSEKTPNLDDLMAKFKREHHHVDDEVRFVVDGSGIFPVKIEGKVVEIHVGPGDLIVVPAGARHWFELDEQRKIKCIRVFKTPAGWEAIYNENEKATMND
- a CDS encoding enoyl-ACP reductase, giving the protein MGLLEGKKALILGVANNKSIAYGIAKAFHREGAILGFNYLNEKIEKRVRPIAEEFGAEIITKCDVSSDEDIKNLAETVREKWGTIDIIVHSIAYANKEFLKDYYYKVDRKSFLEAMDISVYSFTAIAREFMDMFNEGGNLLTLSYYGAEKVVYNYNVMGVAKAALEASVKYLARDLGKLKNIRVNAISAGPIKTLAASGISQFSEIQRIAAERAPLQRTVTIDEVGNAALFLCSNLASGITGEILYVDAGYNIIGM
- a CDS encoding methyltransferase domain-containing protein, yielding MKSLIKFSFSRFSEIYDKEAALQKEAAKILIDFAQIENGKGLDLGCGTGFLYRFSNWQDLTGIDIALDMLKFYKKFNNNCIQADMEYLPFKENTFDFVVSNFSIHWADLKKTIKEVQRVLKLERYFIFNIPVQGSLEAVEQILGNTQFDFLCVPEILETLKNNNFGIEDFFVKNLEKEFPDGYHLLMHLHKTGVAINTKSQSLGEKRKIVQKFKSYQKPVNLNYKLLFVKAYTT